The Brevibacillus brevis genome contains a region encoding:
- a CDS encoding nuclear transport factor 2 family protein has product MKGQEVVQLFFEREARQDVRGMGMLMANHIVYEMPYSLQADRVEGKEKLIQLLDQFIGKENGLYSFWEISNIRIYEVNESSHELYFVEMDGKATVKESGLEYSQSYVSMLRVFKGEIVLWREYFNPIELQKVLDS; this is encoded by the coding sequence TTGAAAGGACAAGAGGTTGTTCAGCTTTTTTTTGAAAGAGAAGCAAGGCAGGATGTTCGGGGAATGGGAATGCTCATGGCAAACCATATCGTCTATGAAATGCCGTATAGTCTTCAAGCAGATCGGGTGGAGGGGAAAGAAAAACTCATTCAATTACTAGACCAGTTTATTGGAAAGGAAAATGGTCTGTACTCGTTCTGGGAAATCTCCAACATTCGAATCTATGAGGTAAATGAAAGCAGTCACGAGCTGTATTTCGTTGAAATGGACGGGAAGGCAACCGTAAAAGAGAGTGGATTGGAATATTCCCAATCCTATGTGAGTATGTTACGAGTTTTCAAGGGGGAGATAGTCTTGTGGAGGGAATATTTCAATCCGATTGAGTTGCAGAAGGTGCTGGATTCATAG
- a CDS encoding heterocycloanthracin/sonorensin family bacteriocin: MDDFKKELKKLKASEIKADKVQPWDKQKMNEATLVRGRCGCGRCGCGRCGCGRCGRCSCSCSCFCSCSCSCFCTCSCTCFFPCFIV, from the coding sequence ATGGATGATTTCAAAAAAGAGCTAAAAAAACTAAAGGCTTCCGAAATAAAAGCGGATAAAGTGCAGCCCTGGGATAAACAAAAGATGAATGAAGCGACGCTTGTTCGCGGGCGATGTGGATGTGGTAGATGTGGATGTGGTAGATGTGGATGCGGCCGTTGCGGGCGTTGTAGTTGCAGTTGTTCCTGTTTCTGCTCCTGTAGCTGTTCCTGCTTCTGTACGTGCAGCTGCACTTGCTTCTTCCCATGCTTTATCGTCTAA
- a CDS encoding helix-turn-helix domain-containing protein, protein MKKKMADFSASDYQPLLSSDYLGCSGMKVSQWDRIPPARMYDASQLSKHVIVIHGTAEPLLLQFFDGRYPREKKVTTGDVQIFPAGEKWSCQWTRPLSFVKLELDPLFLDQVAEESGFGHADKKKLDLRFLIRDDKLVVLIQWMLEEVQNGGQSGKLYNHSLANMAAVHLLRHYTGYTHSRVDTFATNKHVTTMIAYMQANLEAGISLADLSMVSNISLSQLVRLFKKHTGVTPHQYLIQLRIERAKQLIRCGNLSGKEIAVQAGFSDQAHFTKLFKRMTGMSPLKYASHSRKDGTMLDPKHQ, encoded by the coding sequence ATGAAGAAAAAGATGGCAGATTTCAGCGCCAGTGATTACCAGCCTTTATTGTCCAGCGATTATCTGGGGTGTTCGGGTATGAAGGTATCACAGTGGGATCGGATTCCGCCCGCACGAATGTACGATGCCTCGCAGCTATCGAAGCATGTGATTGTCATCCATGGGACAGCAGAACCGTTGCTGCTGCAATTTTTTGACGGCAGGTACCCACGCGAGAAGAAAGTAACGACTGGGGATGTACAGATTTTTCCTGCTGGCGAAAAATGGTCGTGTCAATGGACGCGTCCACTCTCCTTTGTCAAACTGGAGCTCGATCCTCTTTTTTTGGATCAGGTGGCGGAGGAATCCGGTTTTGGGCATGCTGACAAAAAGAAACTGGATCTGCGCTTCCTCATTCGCGACGATAAACTCGTCGTACTCATCCAGTGGATGCTGGAAGAAGTTCAAAATGGCGGGCAAAGCGGAAAACTTTACAACCATTCACTCGCTAATATGGCAGCCGTTCATTTACTTCGCCACTATACCGGATACACGCACAGCCGTGTGGACACCTTTGCCACGAACAAACATGTCACAACCATGATTGCCTACATGCAGGCGAATTTGGAGGCGGGTATTTCCCTCGCCGACCTTTCGATGGTGAGCAATATCAGCTTGTCTCAATTGGTTCGCTTGTTTAAAAAGCATACAGGAGTGACGCCGCATCAATATTTAATTCAACTGCGGATTGAACGTGCTAAGCAGTTGATTCGCTGCGGAAATTTGAGTGGAAAGGAAATTGCCGTGCAAGCAGGATTCTCCGATCAGGCTCACTTTACGAAGCTGTTTAAAAGAATGACGGGCATGTCGCCGTTGAAATATGCGTCCCACAGTAGAAAGGATGGGACCATGCTTGACCCGAAACACCAATAG
- a CDS encoding alpha/beta fold hydrolase, which produces MLQPQENGMVTRKYFQSGNVKLSYLDFGGDSQRVLLLLHGHMNDARTFSEFASRFTDWRVIGLDQRGHGWSEHAPDTDYSREGYLNDILAFVQTVLDGAPVTIVGHSLGGVNAYQFAAHYPELVNAVIVEDIGVEIKADLSFAEKLPHRSPSLHDLRKSLEEVGVRAVDYFSESVFEDEQGWGFRSDLKGMPISQRHIDGEWWSDWLASSCPILLIHGQKSFVLDENQADRMVTHRPNTKLASFAECGHDIHSTDPDGYYRAVRSFLDELK; this is translated from the coding sequence ATGCTTCAGCCACAAGAAAACGGTATGGTAACGAGAAAATATTTCCAATCAGGTAACGTAAAACTATCTTACCTCGATTTTGGCGGGGACAGTCAAAGAGTTTTGCTCCTGCTGCATGGTCATATGAATGATGCACGAACATTTTCAGAGTTTGCTTCCAGATTCACAGATTGGCGCGTGATTGGATTGGATCAACGCGGTCACGGCTGGAGTGAGCATGCCCCAGATACGGATTATTCACGTGAAGGCTACCTCAACGACATTCTCGCCTTTGTTCAGACCGTTTTGGACGGAGCTCCTGTTACGATCGTTGGGCATTCTTTAGGAGGCGTCAACGCTTATCAATTTGCTGCTCATTATCCGGAGCTTGTGAACGCGGTCATTGTGGAAGATATCGGAGTAGAAATTAAGGCCGACTTATCCTTTGCAGAAAAACTCCCACATCGCTCCCCTTCTTTACACGATCTAAGAAAATCACTCGAAGAAGTCGGCGTTCGGGCGGTCGATTATTTTTCGGAAAGCGTGTTTGAGGATGAACAAGGCTGGGGATTCCGTTCTGATTTAAAAGGCATGCCTATTTCTCAACGACACATTGACGGGGAATGGTGGAGCGATTGGCTAGCGTCTTCTTGCCCGATCTTGCTGATTCATGGCCAAAAAAGCTTTGTATTGGATGAAAATCAAGCCGATCGCATGGTGACGCATAGGCCAAACACAAAGCTTGCAAGTTTTGCTGAGTGCGGGCATGATATCCATTCTACGGACCCTGACGGATACTATCGGGCTGTAAGAAGCTTTCTCGACGAGTTGAAATAA
- a CDS encoding MFS transporter — MATFFLIMIYLSFISLGLPDSLLGAAWPVMQAEYGAAFGVAGVITIVISSGTIVSSLASGALLKRLGTGQITLISCLMTAAALLGFYFSPSIIWLMVLALPLGLGAGSVDAALNHYVATHYQAHHMSWLHCFWGVGATLGPIIMSGFIRDHGLWRNGYLTVSLIQFGLVILLAFTLPLWKRMENMQSHAVKESQGQPFGGQSEQPLRTKGVKLTLLSFLFYCGAEASVGLWGSSFLVNVKELPVAVAAVWVAMYYGGITVGRFITGFVTFKVSNRVLIRSGLLVSFAGAALLMLPLPTFCSLIGLLLLGLGFAPIYPCMLHDTPERFGKEQTQKLMGYQMAVAYTGATLLPPLLGWLAAQTTVSILPFFTAFYIAFILYGSERVNRIMKQRAAQSETI; from the coding sequence GTGGCAACATTCTTTTTGATCATGATTTACTTGTCGTTTATCAGCTTGGGCCTTCCTGATTCGTTACTGGGGGCAGCTTGGCCGGTCATGCAAGCAGAATATGGTGCGGCATTCGGTGTAGCGGGTGTGATCACCATTGTGATTTCATCTGGTACGATCGTGTCAAGCTTGGCAAGCGGAGCTTTATTAAAACGGCTCGGTACTGGACAGATTACGCTGATTAGTTGCTTGATGACAGCGGCAGCCTTGCTCGGCTTTTATTTTTCCCCTTCCATTATATGGTTGATGGTATTGGCATTGCCGCTTGGACTCGGTGCTGGCTCTGTTGATGCTGCACTGAATCATTATGTCGCCACGCATTACCAAGCACATCATATGAGCTGGCTGCATTGCTTCTGGGGTGTGGGTGCTACGCTTGGCCCCATTATTATGTCTGGTTTTATTCGTGATCATGGTTTATGGCGGAATGGATACTTGACCGTTTCGCTTATACAATTTGGGTTAGTCATTCTGCTAGCGTTTACACTTCCTTTGTGGAAACGGATGGAGAACATGCAGAGCCATGCTGTCAAAGAGTCACAGGGTCAGCCGTTTGGTGGGCAGAGCGAACAACCGTTACGGACAAAAGGCGTCAAGCTGACTTTGCTGAGCTTTCTCTTCTATTGTGGGGCTGAAGCATCGGTGGGATTATGGGGGAGCAGCTTTTTGGTAAATGTGAAAGAGCTACCCGTGGCTGTGGCGGCGGTGTGGGTAGCCATGTATTATGGTGGCATTACTGTTGGGCGATTTATCACGGGCTTTGTTACCTTCAAAGTGAGCAACCGCGTCCTGATTCGCAGTGGACTTCTTGTATCATTCGCTGGGGCAGCGCTGTTGATGTTGCCATTACCAACCTTCTGTTCGCTAATCGGTTTACTGTTGCTCGGGCTAGGCTTCGCTCCGATTTATCCCTGTATGCTGCATGATACCCCCGAACGCTTTGGGAAAGAGCAAACGCAAAAGCTGATGGGCTATCAGATGGCGGTTGCGTACACGGGTGCCACACTTCTGCCTCCGTTGCTAGGGTGGCTTGCTGCACAGACGACCGTTTCAATTTTACCGTTTTTTACAGCCTTCTACATTGCGTTCATACTCTATGGTTCTGAGAGAGTCAATCGGATCATGAAGCAACGGGCTGCTCAGTCAGAAACGATCTAG
- a CDS encoding TrmB family transcriptional regulator has product MIDELRKIGLSDLEARCYLVLHEEPKISGYEVAKKVSVSRTNVYAALRALTEKGMCRTIESEPVLYDAVPIEQLIRLLQSEFDQTTRVLQEQLKSTPRTSPSFYNWQGDKAIETAIKRIISNANKSIVVDIWSEDVHWVEEPLIEAEKQGVAVTLISIGECHAKLKNVVVHKRSAEWNQVQSRKFSILCDAHSALLGSFGRGIKPTVLETDHPSLIELLQNAFYHDIIMGQIEKDFSPMLEEKYGSDYVRIITPYREYL; this is encoded by the coding sequence TTGATTGATGAGCTCCGAAAAATCGGATTGTCAGACCTAGAAGCCAGATGTTATTTGGTGCTTCACGAGGAACCCAAAATATCTGGATATGAAGTGGCCAAGAAAGTTTCCGTCTCTCGGACAAACGTATATGCTGCACTTCGAGCATTAACGGAAAAGGGCATGTGCCGCACAATCGAATCGGAGCCTGTTCTTTATGATGCAGTACCGATCGAGCAGCTGATTCGTTTGTTACAATCGGAATTTGATCAAACAACCCGTGTCCTTCAAGAGCAGTTGAAATCCACTCCCCGAACGTCTCCTTCCTTTTATAATTGGCAAGGTGACAAAGCGATTGAAACAGCCATCAAACGTATCATCTCAAATGCAAACAAAAGCATAGTTGTCGATATTTGGTCTGAAGATGTTCATTGGGTAGAGGAGCCACTGATAGAAGCGGAAAAACAAGGGGTTGCTGTCACGCTAATATCCATTGGCGAATGCCATGCAAAGCTAAAAAATGTTGTCGTACATAAAAGAAGCGCGGAATGGAATCAAGTGCAATCCAGGAAGTTCTCTATACTTTGCGATGCACATTCAGCGTTGCTGGGCAGCTTTGGGCGTGGGATCAAGCCAACTGTACTGGAGACGGACCACCCATCTCTCATTGAATTGCTGCAAAATGCGTTCTACCATGACATAATCATGGGTCAGATCGAGAAGGATTTCAGCCCCATGCTGGAAGAGAAATATGGGAGTGACTATGTACGCATTATCACACCTTACAGGGAATACTTATAA
- the accC gene encoding acetyl-CoA carboxylase biotin carboxylase subunit — MFTKVLIANRGEIAVRIIRACQELGIRTVAVFSEADREALHVELADEAYCIGPTASKDSYLNMARIMTVALHTKADAIHPGYGFLAENASFAQLCQDCSITFIGPDPEAITKMGDKAVAKATMSQANVPLVPGTDGLIEDIDEALQVAEKIGYPVIVKATAGGGGRGMRVAFDADELSKAIRQAQKEAETAFGNAGVYLEKYVEEPRHVEIQIMGDKHGNAVYLGERDCSIQRRHQKLVEEAPSPALDQALREQMGQAAVAAAKAVSYHGAGTVEFLLDKHGQFYFMEMNTRIQVEHPVTEMITGIDLIKEQISVAAGNPLSFSQEDVKINGWAIECRINAENPAKNFMPSPGKVINYLPPGGYGVRVDSAVYPGYEISPFYDSMVAKLIVWGTDRNEALARMKRALGEFVIEGVHTTVPFHEKLLEHPDFVAGNFATNFLEKNTLDL, encoded by the coding sequence ATGTTTACGAAAGTATTGATTGCCAATCGGGGCGAAATCGCTGTCCGCATTATTCGCGCTTGTCAGGAATTAGGGATACGTACAGTCGCTGTCTTTTCTGAGGCGGATCGGGAAGCATTGCACGTCGAATTGGCGGATGAAGCGTATTGCATCGGTCCTACGGCGTCCAAGGACAGCTATTTGAACATGGCACGGATTATGACGGTCGCTCTTCATACGAAGGCCGACGCAATCCATCCGGGCTATGGCTTCTTGGCGGAAAACGCTTCGTTTGCCCAGCTTTGCCAAGATTGTTCGATTACCTTTATTGGTCCTGATCCAGAAGCGATCACAAAAATGGGTGACAAAGCCGTAGCAAAAGCAACGATGAGTCAAGCGAATGTTCCATTAGTTCCGGGCACCGACGGCTTGATTGAAGACATCGATGAGGCATTGCAGGTGGCGGAGAAAATCGGCTATCCTGTCATCGTAAAAGCAACGGCTGGAGGCGGCGGCAGAGGCATGCGTGTCGCTTTTGACGCCGATGAGTTGTCCAAGGCCATTCGGCAAGCCCAGAAAGAAGCGGAGACGGCATTCGGCAACGCCGGCGTGTACTTGGAAAAATACGTGGAAGAGCCGCGGCATGTGGAGATTCAAATCATGGGCGACAAGCATGGCAACGCTGTGTACTTGGGAGAGCGGGATTGCTCCATCCAGCGTCGTCATCAAAAGCTGGTAGAGGAAGCGCCATCTCCGGCGCTGGACCAAGCGCTGCGCGAGCAAATGGGGCAGGCTGCGGTGGCGGCAGCCAAAGCGGTTTCGTACCACGGAGCAGGTACCGTTGAATTTTTGCTAGACAAGCACGGCCAATTTTACTTCATGGAAATGAACACGCGGATTCAGGTAGAGCATCCCGTGACAGAGATGATTACAGGTATCGACTTGATTAAGGAACAAATATCTGTCGCAGCAGGTAATCCGTTATCCTTTTCACAAGAAGACGTGAAAATCAACGGATGGGCAATCGAGTGCCGAATCAATGCGGAGAATCCTGCGAAAAACTTTATGCCATCACCAGGCAAGGTCATCAATTACTTGCCGCCTGGCGGGTACGGTGTTAGAGTGGACAGTGCGGTTTATCCCGGCTATGAAATCTCTCCCTTCTATGACTCGATGGTCGCCAAGCTGATCGTTTGGGGAACAGATCGCAACGAAGCATTGGCTCGTATGAAGCGGGCGCTAGGTGAGTTTGTCATCGAGGGCGTGCATACGACGGTTCCCTTCCATGAGAAGCTGCTGGAGCATCCGGACTTTGTTGCGGGGAATTTCGCTACGAATTTTCTGGAAAAAAATACGCTGGATTTGTAA
- a CDS encoding DUF4274 domain-containing protein produces the protein MDWATVSKTKDLELVRAAVDQLDINERDQRGRTPLMLFITNRMPVEAIQMLLDKGTELEAEDKLGDTALKKAVKFKQVEAVKRLLQQGAELDSKHGILATAWNAARMDKAIADLLLETKGAVRLTLSTEEEETVDDILYEESEGKRCKKISQLDSSVLLHAVVNGYNWDDGPEAMIAAFENPACATITLLDMYELMDADYWLEMDEEETTESEERKRWRMLAIQLKEKLADEWDRG, from the coding sequence ATGGATTGGGCAACCGTCAGCAAGACAAAGGATCTTGAGCTCGTGCGAGCAGCAGTGGATCAATTGGATATCAACGAACGAGATCAACGCGGACGAACACCGCTGATGCTTTTTATCACAAACCGAATGCCGGTGGAAGCGATTCAGATGCTATTGGATAAAGGCACAGAGCTGGAGGCGGAAGACAAACTTGGTGATACAGCATTGAAAAAAGCCGTCAAATTCAAGCAAGTCGAAGCCGTAAAACGATTGCTGCAACAGGGAGCTGAGCTTGATTCTAAGCATGGCATTTTGGCGACTGCTTGGAATGCGGCCAGGATGGATAAAGCTATAGCAGACCTGCTGCTCGAAACGAAAGGCGCCGTACGTCTAACACTGTCTACTGAGGAAGAGGAAACGGTGGACGACATTTTATATGAGGAATCTGAGGGCAAGCGGTGCAAGAAAATCAGTCAGCTTGATTCATCTGTTCTCCTTCATGCTGTGGTGAATGGCTACAACTGGGATGACGGACCTGAGGCGATGATTGCGGCTTTTGAGAATCCTGCCTGTGCAACGATCACTCTTTTGGATATGTATGAGTTGATGGATGCCGACTATTGGTTGGAGATGGACGAGGAAGAAACTACGGAATCGGAGGAGCGAAAACGTTGGAGAATGCTCGCCATCCAATTGAAAGAGAAGCTAGCAGATGAATGGGATAGGGGTTGA
- a CDS encoding TetR/AcrR family transcriptional regulator produces the protein MNRRRLTQAERKQETRQLLIDAAIETFAQLGFHGASVDKIADHAGFTKGAVYAHFQSKEDLFLAILEGQMQLHVSNIHHVIDHQPSLSHFIEAMDAYFMSVQQQNRTWNMLNLEFLLYAMREESVRKRWSNMIIESVQHLSKAIQTLMPKESDSTLSADEMAWTILALENGMTIFYYMSGDQVPLSLYGKALQNMLSSK, from the coding sequence ATGAACAGACGCAGATTAACCCAAGCAGAGCGTAAACAGGAAACAAGGCAATTGCTCATAGACGCAGCAATTGAGACCTTTGCTCAGTTAGGCTTCCACGGGGCTTCCGTTGATAAAATCGCAGACCATGCTGGTTTTACCAAAGGAGCTGTTTATGCTCATTTCCAGTCCAAAGAAGATCTCTTTCTCGCTATTTTGGAAGGTCAAATGCAATTACATGTGTCCAATATCCATCACGTAATTGATCACCAGCCATCATTATCGCATTTTATAGAGGCCATGGACGCCTATTTTATGTCCGTTCAGCAACAAAATCGCACGTGGAACATGCTGAACCTGGAATTTTTGCTTTATGCCATGCGCGAAGAATCTGTTCGCAAGCGATGGTCGAACATGATCATAGAGTCGGTACAGCATCTTTCCAAGGCCATACAGACATTGATGCCAAAAGAAAGTGACTCTACTCTATCCGCGGATGAAATGGCATGGACGATTCTGGCTCTTGAGAATGGCATGACCATCTTTTATTACATGAGCGGCGACCAGGTCCCCTTGTCTTTATACGGAAAAGCTTTGCAAAACATGCTATCGTCAAAATAG
- the cyoE gene encoding heme o synthase yields the protein MQREESVATRNRPMSNILAQTVKTGIIKSNLIPMFAGLTLALYTYHFSLIDKLPEILFATIGSILIMGAAGAFNNVYDRDIDSVMERTKKRPTVTGEISTKTVLWLASLMTILGLVALVLATPLAAIMGFLGLFFYVVPYTMWTKRRTIYNTEVGSISGAMPPLIGWAAIHPDITHPAILGLFIIMVIWQMPHFYAIAIRKHDEYKAAGVPMLPVVKGARRTYIQTNVYLVILIASSFLFWSLSAGLTFMALLLNILWLVLSVFGYRKMDSQKWSKTMFIYSLIHMTVLFSTVIIYSLMGIIFKL from the coding sequence ATGCAGAGGGAAGAAAGCGTTGCAACGCGGAATCGGCCTATGTCCAATATTTTGGCGCAAACGGTTAAGACGGGGATTATCAAATCGAATCTGATTCCGATGTTTGCCGGATTAACATTGGCTTTATATACGTATCACTTCAGTCTAATAGATAAGCTGCCAGAAATCTTATTTGCTACAATTGGCTCTATTTTAATCATGGGCGCAGCGGGTGCATTTAATAACGTGTATGATCGCGATATCGATTCTGTCATGGAGCGGACGAAAAAAAGACCTACGGTGACAGGGGAAATATCAACGAAGACAGTTTTATGGCTCGCCTCCTTGATGACGATTTTGGGCTTGGTGGCTCTTGTGTTGGCAACACCGTTGGCTGCTATTATGGGTTTTCTCGGACTGTTTTTTTATGTCGTGCCTTATACGATGTGGACCAAAAGAAGAACGATTTACAATACGGAGGTAGGGAGTATTTCTGGCGCAATGCCGCCGCTCATCGGTTGGGCAGCCATTCACCCAGATATCACACATCCTGCTATCCTCGGTCTCTTTATCATCATGGTCATTTGGCAGATGCCTCACTTCTATGCGATCGCGATTCGCAAGCATGATGAGTACAAAGCGGCTGGGGTTCCTATGTTGCCTGTGGTCAAAGGTGCAAGACGTACCTACATTCAAACAAATGTCTATTTGGTTATTTTAATTGCCAGCAGTTTTCTATTCTGGTCATTGAGCGCTGGTCTTACGTTTATGGCCCTGCTCCTGAATATTCTATGGCTGGTTCTGAGTGTTTTTGGATACCGGAAAATGGATTCTCAGAAATGGTCGAAAACGATGTTTATTTATTCGCTGATCCATATGACGGTGCTGTTCTCAACGGTGATTATTTACTCGCTCATGGGGATTATCTTCAAACTGTAA
- a CDS encoding acetyl-CoA carboxylase biotin carboxyl carrier protein: MKLHELREFIKLVNQSSIEELEWEKGKTRIVIKKSAPAQVVAMNAPVQVGEVEHGYQEAAATAEPVDVVAEVPEEVTQQVMSPGVGLFYAEVTVGQTVQAGEKVGRCTADALQLSADITTPVSGIITEILVGDGQFVDYGKALLVVKTQ, from the coding sequence ATGAAGCTGCATGAACTGCGTGAATTCATCAAGCTGGTGAATCAGTCTTCCATTGAGGAGCTGGAATGGGAGAAGGGCAAGACCCGAATCGTGATCAAGAAAAGCGCACCAGCCCAAGTCGTGGCTATGAATGCGCCTGTACAGGTGGGCGAAGTGGAGCATGGCTATCAGGAGGCAGCGGCCACTGCTGAGCCCGTCGATGTCGTTGCTGAGGTACCTGAGGAAGTAACACAGCAAGTCATGTCTCCGGGAGTAGGACTGTTCTATGCGGAAGTGACAGTTGGGCAGACTGTTCAAGCAGGCGAAAAAGTTGGACGCTGCACGGCTGATGCTCTTCAGCTATCTGCCGACATAACGACCCCCGTTAGCGGCATTATCACGGAAATTCTCGTCGGGGATGGTCAGTTTGTCGATTACGGAAAAGCATTGCTCGTTGTCAAAACTCAGTAG
- a CDS encoding helix-turn-helix transcriptional regulator — protein MPKSKRLLEMMMTVNRKRKFTVSELAAEFGVSGRTILRDLQELSELGVPLYSEVGPHGGYHVLKERILPPIAFSEEEAVAIFFAIHALRHHTSLPFETESSSALNKFYQFMPPDIRDRIDQMKRRVDFVTPKRQASSPHLSTLLDAAIQQKVLSITYESRGQQSTRDIQPIGIYTKNGLWYSPAYCFPQKHIRVFRCDRILSAEQSVSASKPLDLRDIHLENRQVKTVEDQDTVHLFAELTTEGVQACEAELWLASMLNVRQDGSGWLEGNVARSDILFFSKFLIGLGKEVTVQHSPEILNGIKTYLAELINIYSQ, from the coding sequence ATGCCGAAATCAAAACGACTGCTGGAAATGATGATGACTGTCAACCGGAAGCGCAAGTTTACTGTGAGTGAGCTTGCTGCCGAATTTGGCGTATCAGGGCGAACGATTCTAAGGGACTTACAAGAGCTGAGTGAGTTAGGGGTACCTTTGTACTCGGAGGTGGGACCGCATGGTGGATATCATGTTTTGAAGGAAAGGATTTTGCCGCCGATTGCATTCTCAGAGGAGGAGGCGGTCGCAATCTTTTTCGCGATCCATGCTCTTCGACACCATACCTCTCTGCCGTTTGAGACAGAATCCTCTTCGGCCCTGAACAAATTTTATCAATTTATGCCGCCGGACATTCGTGATCGCATTGATCAAATGAAACGCCGCGTTGATTTCGTGACACCGAAGCGGCAAGCCAGCTCTCCGCATTTATCCACTCTGCTGGATGCCGCCATCCAACAAAAAGTGCTCAGCATCACTTATGAATCGCGCGGACAACAATCCACACGGGACATACAGCCGATTGGAATTTATACAAAAAACGGTCTATGGTACAGCCCGGCTTATTGTTTTCCGCAGAAACATATTCGCGTGTTTCGTTGTGACCGTATCCTCTCTGCCGAACAATCGGTATCGGCATCGAAGCCGTTGGATCTTCGAGACATTCACTTGGAAAATAGACAGGTCAAAACCGTCGAGGATCAGGACACCGTCCACTTATTTGCAGAGCTGACCACTGAGGGTGTGCAGGCTTGTGAGGCTGAACTTTGGCTTGCATCCATGCTGAATGTTCGGCAGGATGGAAGTGGTTGGTTGGAAGGAAATGTAGCGAGAAGTGACATCTTGTTTTTTTCAAAGTTTTTGATTGGGTTGGGGAAAGAAGTGACGGTCCAGCATTCACCCGAAATTTTGAATGGCATAAAAACGTATTTGGCAGAACTGATAAACATTTACTCTCAATGA